A single Anatilimnocola floriformis DNA region contains:
- a CDS encoding efflux RND transporter periplasmic adaptor subunit — translation MIRNAPVSAPPSEAKSRPAAERRAPERTQEETLPPPAQQPLPAEPSTQHSPIAREAAREPKQSRLGTWITLAVLAIGAGAGWYYRAQWWPKVSVYFAAKVEAPKGPRVVPVVTATATTRDFDLYLNGLGTVTALKTATIRSRVDGELISVPFEEGEIVEKGTLLAQIDSRPFEVQRDQAAGQLARDEATLKTAKNTLERYYDLFKSKGISKQELENQESLVHQTEGMVKSDRAMVANAELQITYCRIISPFKGRIGLRLVDVGNIVRANDPSGLAVMNQLEPIAITFTISQDEIPRVQARLLKGDDLQVEAYDRDFKNKLATGTLLATDNQVDATTGTLRLKAIVDKDAGALFPNQFVNTRLLVDTKHNATIVPSAAVQRGPTSNFVYVVQADSTVELRDVIPGPVEGTETSIEKGLKEGEVVVTEGLDKLQPKAKVTTRDAKSGDAKAGGKDAAQEKGKREPKSDSPAGKKPGEPVPAAK, via the coding sequence ATGATCAGGAACGCGCCCGTTTCCGCTCCGCCCTCCGAGGCGAAAAGCCGGCCCGCAGCCGAGCGCCGAGCCCCGGAACGCACGCAGGAAGAAACCCTGCCGCCTCCGGCTCAACAGCCATTGCCCGCGGAGCCGTCGACCCAACACTCGCCGATCGCTCGTGAAGCCGCGCGCGAGCCTAAGCAGTCTCGCCTCGGCACCTGGATCACTCTAGCGGTGCTCGCCATCGGCGCGGGGGCCGGTTGGTATTATCGCGCCCAATGGTGGCCGAAGGTTTCGGTATATTTTGCCGCTAAGGTCGAGGCCCCCAAGGGCCCCCGCGTGGTGCCCGTCGTCACCGCCACGGCAACAACTCGCGACTTCGATTTGTATCTCAACGGCCTGGGAACCGTCACCGCGTTGAAGACGGCCACCATCCGCAGCCGCGTCGATGGCGAGTTGATCAGCGTGCCGTTTGAAGAAGGCGAGATCGTCGAAAAGGGAACCTTGCTGGCCCAGATCGACTCGCGCCCCTTCGAAGTGCAGCGCGACCAGGCCGCCGGCCAACTGGCCCGCGACGAAGCCACGCTGAAGACGGCCAAGAACACGCTAGAGCGTTACTACGACCTCTTCAAGAGCAAAGGCATCTCGAAGCAAGAGCTCGAGAACCAAGAGTCGCTCGTACATCAGACCGAAGGGATGGTGAAAAGCGATCGCGCGATGGTAGCCAATGCCGAACTGCAAATCACTTACTGCCGGATCATCTCGCCTTTCAAAGGTCGCATCGGTCTGCGCTTGGTCGACGTCGGCAACATTGTGCGGGCCAATGATCCGAGCGGTCTGGCCGTGATGAATCAGCTCGAACCGATTGCAATCACGTTCACGATTTCTCAGGACGAAATCCCCCGCGTGCAAGCTCGCTTGCTGAAGGGGGACGACCTGCAAGTCGAAGCCTATGATCGCGACTTCAAGAACAAACTGGCGACGGGAACATTGTTGGCCACCGACAACCAGGTCGATGCCACCACTGGCACGTTGCGTCTGAAAGCGATTGTTGACAAAGACGCTGGCGCGCTGTTTCCCAATCAGTTTGTGAACACGCGGTTGCTCGTCGATACCAAGCACAACGCCACGATCGTTCCTTCGGCTGCCGTGCAACGCGGCCCCACTTCCAATTTTGTGTATGTGGTGCAAGCCGATAGCACGGTCGAACTGCGCGATGTGATTCCTGGGCCGGTGGAAGGAACCGAAACGTCGATCGAAAAAGGATTGAAAGAAGGCGAAGTGGTGGTGACCGAAGGGCTCGACAAGCTGCAGCCCAAAGCCAAGGTTACGACTCGCGATGCGAAGTCCGGTGACGCGAAAGCTGGCGGCAAAGATGCTGCTCAGGAAAAAGGGAAGCGCGAGCCCAAGTCCGATTCGCCAGCCGGAAAAAAGCCTGGTGAGCCGGTGCCCGCCGCGAAGTAA
- a CDS encoding multidrug efflux RND transporter permease subunit, with protein sequence MNVSRPFILRPVATVLLMTAITLAGIIAYRLLPVSALPQVDYPTIQVVTYYPGAGPDVMASSVTAPLERQFGQVPGLTQMTSTSSDGCSIITLRFSLELDIDVAAQQVQSSINVASTFLPRDLPNPPIYLKTNPADTPILTLAISSETLPLSKVEDLADTRLAQKISQLSGVGMVSISGGQKPAIRIQVNPTALSALGLNLSDVRATIAAANVNQAKGSFDGARQAFTIGANDQIFTSEQYRKLIVTYRNGAPVLMSDVADVIDDVENQRQAAWMNDTPAVILNIQRQPGANTIEVVNRVKDLLPQLKDALPAAVSIKILTDRTVTIRASVEDVQIELLFTIALVVFVIFVFLRNFYATIIPSVAVPLSLIGTFAVMYLLDYSLNNLTLMALTISTGFVVDDAIVMIENIMRYIEEGESPLDAALKGAEQIGFTIVSLSVSLIAVLIPLLFMGDIVGRLFREFAVTLSVTILMSAVVSLTLTPMMCAKLLKHVDPNKHGRLFHMSEAAFEWVIRVYGVTLRWVLRHQTATMFVSLATLLATIGLYVIVPKGFFPVQDTGVILGISEAPQSTSFEAMSRRQLALNKAILKDPAVDSLSSFIGIDGTNTTANSGRIQINLKPHEERHESATEIIHRLQELVNDVKGIRLFMQPVQDLTVETRVSRTQYQYSLEDPDSKELDEWAPKFVAKLRELPQLRDVASDQQNSGLQTRVVIDRDISSRLGITPQMIDDALYDAFGQRQISIMFTQLNQYRLILEVQPEFRDSPGDLSEIYIRPPNGKAVPLSTFTRIEETTAPLTINHQGQFPVVTVSFNLAPGVSLGQAVEAIDLAKTELDMPPSIVGSYQGTAEAFLASLKNTPLLILAALVTVYIVLGVLYESYIHPITILSTLPSAGVGALVALLLCRSDLSVIGLIGIILLIGIVKKNAIMMIDFALDAQRNQNKEPYEAIFEACLLRFRPIMMTTMAALLGAVPLAIGTGTGSELRSPLGITIIGGLIFSQLLTLYTTPVIYLWFDRLGTWFGIRVQTTSVPENDLPGHAVAHATHGGEA encoded by the coding sequence ATGAATGTCTCTCGCCCATTTATTCTACGGCCGGTCGCGACCGTATTGCTGATGACTGCGATTACGCTCGCGGGCATCATCGCCTATCGCTTGCTGCCAGTGTCGGCGTTGCCGCAGGTCGACTATCCGACGATACAAGTCGTAACGTATTATCCCGGCGCCGGTCCCGACGTGATGGCGTCGTCGGTCACCGCACCGCTCGAGCGGCAGTTCGGTCAGGTTCCCGGCCTCACGCAGATGACCTCAACCAGCTCGGATGGCTGTTCGATCATCACGCTTCGCTTTTCGCTCGAGCTCGATATCGACGTCGCGGCCCAGCAGGTGCAATCGTCGATCAACGTGGCTTCGACCTTCCTGCCGCGCGATCTGCCGAATCCACCGATCTATTTGAAGACCAATCCCGCCGATACGCCGATCCTGACGCTGGCGATTTCCTCGGAAACGCTGCCGCTCTCGAAGGTCGAAGATCTCGCCGATACGCGACTCGCGCAAAAAATCTCGCAGCTCAGCGGCGTGGGCATGGTGAGCATCAGCGGCGGCCAAAAGCCAGCGATCCGCATTCAAGTCAACCCGACCGCCCTCTCGGCGCTGGGCCTGAATCTCTCGGACGTGCGGGCCACGATCGCCGCCGCCAACGTGAACCAGGCCAAGGGGAGTTTCGACGGTGCGCGCCAGGCTTTCACCATTGGCGCCAACGATCAGATCTTTACCAGCGAGCAGTATCGCAAGCTGATTGTCACCTATCGCAACGGCGCACCGGTGTTGATGTCAGACGTCGCCGATGTCATCGACGACGTTGAAAATCAACGCCAAGCCGCCTGGATGAACGACACGCCGGCGGTGATTTTGAATATCCAGCGCCAGCCAGGCGCGAACACCATCGAAGTGGTCAACCGCGTGAAGGATCTGCTGCCGCAACTCAAAGACGCGCTACCAGCCGCGGTGTCGATCAAGATTCTCACCGACCGTACTGTCACCATTCGTGCGTCGGTCGAAGACGTGCAGATCGAACTCCTCTTCACCATCGCACTGGTGGTGTTTGTGATCTTCGTCTTCCTGCGCAACTTCTACGCCACGATCATCCCCAGCGTCGCCGTTCCCCTGTCGCTGATCGGTACGTTCGCGGTGATGTACTTGCTCGATTACAGCTTGAACAATCTCACGCTGATGGCCCTCACGATTTCGACGGGCTTTGTTGTCGACGATGCGATCGTGATGATCGAAAACATCATGCGCTACATCGAAGAAGGCGAATCGCCGCTCGACGCCGCACTCAAGGGCGCCGAGCAGATCGGCTTTACGATTGTTTCGCTCAGCGTGTCGCTCATCGCGGTCCTCATTCCGCTCCTCTTCATGGGCGATATCGTGGGGCGGTTGTTCCGCGAGTTTGCCGTGACCCTCAGCGTGACCATTCTCATGTCGGCCGTGGTCTCGCTCACGCTCACACCCATGATGTGCGCCAAGCTCCTCAAGCACGTCGACCCGAACAAACATGGCCGGTTGTTCCACATGTCCGAGGCGGCCTTTGAATGGGTCATTCGCGTTTATGGCGTGACCTTGCGTTGGGTTCTGCGACATCAAACGGCCACGATGTTTGTCTCGCTCGCCACGCTGCTCGCCACCATCGGCCTGTATGTGATAGTGCCGAAGGGCTTCTTTCCCGTGCAAGATACGGGCGTGATTCTGGGCATCTCCGAGGCGCCGCAGAGCACTTCGTTCGAAGCCATGTCGCGCCGGCAACTCGCGTTGAATAAGGCGATTCTCAAGGATCCCGCCGTCGACAGCTTGTCGAGCTTCATCGGCATCGACGGGACGAACACCACGGCCAACAGCGGCCGCATTCAAATCAATCTCAAGCCGCATGAAGAGCGCCACGAATCTGCCACCGAAATCATTCACCGCTTGCAAGAGCTGGTGAATGATGTGAAGGGGATTCGCCTCTTCATGCAACCAGTGCAGGACTTGACGGTCGAAACTCGCGTCAGCCGCACGCAATATCAATACAGCTTGGAAGATCCCGATTCCAAAGAGCTCGACGAATGGGCGCCGAAGTTCGTCGCCAAGCTGCGCGAACTGCCGCAGCTGCGCGACGTGGCCAGCGATCAGCAGAACTCCGGGCTGCAAACTCGGGTCGTCATCGATCGCGATATTTCGTCGCGACTGGGAATCACGCCGCAGATGATCGACGACGCGCTGTACGATGCCTTCGGGCAGCGGCAAATTTCGATCATGTTCACGCAGCTGAATCAGTACCGCCTGATTTTGGAAGTACAGCCGGAGTTTCGCGATTCGCCCGGCGATCTCAGCGAAATCTATATCCGCCCGCCGAACGGCAAAGCCGTGCCGCTGAGCACGTTCACGCGGATCGAAGAAACCACCGCGCCGCTGACGATCAATCATCAGGGGCAGTTTCCCGTGGTGACTGTCTCGTTCAACCTGGCCCCAGGCGTTTCGCTGGGACAAGCCGTCGAAGCAATCGACCTGGCGAAGACCGAACTCGACATGCCGCCGAGCATTGTCGGCAGCTACCAAGGGACGGCCGAAGCATTTCTGGCGTCGCTCAAGAACACTCCGCTGCTCATTCTTGCCGCGCTGGTGACCGTCTATATCGTGCTGGGCGTTCTCTACGAAAGCTACATTCATCCGATCACGATTCTCTCGACGTTGCCGTCGGCGGGCGTGGGCGCTCTCGTCGCGCTGCTCCTCTGCCGTTCCGATTTGAGCGTGATCGGTTTGATCGGCATCATCCTGCTGATCGGCATCGTGAAAAAGAACGCGATCATGATGATCGACTTTGCGCTCGATGCGCAGCGCAATCAGAACAAGGAACCGTACGAAGCCATTTTCGAAGCCTGCCTGTTGCGTTTTCGGCCGATCATGATGACGACGATGGCGGCGTTACTGGGCGCCGTGCCGCTCGCGATTGGCACTGGTACCGGCTCCGAACTGCGCAGCCCGCTCGGCATCACGATTATCGGCGGTTTGATCTTCAGCCAGCTGCTCACGCTCTATACCACGCCGGTGATTTACCTCTGGTTCGATCGCCTCGGCACTTGGTTCGGGATTCGAGTGCAGACCACGTCGGTTCCTGAGAACGATTTGCCAGGACATGCGGTGGCACATGCGACGCACGGAGGCGAGGCATGA